Proteins encoded together in one Thermococcus gammatolerans EJ3 window:
- a CDS encoding MFS transporter — MTEDGSKTEKKVFGISWNVFVLGLVSFLNDMSSEMINPVIPKYLTDVLGTGELLSGTLMGAIESLSSLFKVAFGYFSDRFKKRKAFIFAGYALSTFAKGALAFTRHWWDFLSLRVLDRVGKGIRTAPRDALIAESSEKGKTGKSFGFHRMMDTLGAVAGPLVGIGLLHLMRGIEIGRAYRYLFLSAAVPGLLSLLIIVFLVKDRGREVKKKITGVSALKSRSLRLFLLVIAVGALGRYSYAFTLWKAGELGYSLKGEMAFYALFNLMYALAAYPIGVYSDRVGKKTLITAGFLISALASLAFAYARGLGTLILAFVLYGIYIAIEDTVPRAYMADLAKDFEKGTVIGAYHTVFGVFVFPASVIAGWLWQSYSLTYSFLYAAFMNLLAFVLMILIRDHR; from the coding sequence ATGACCGAAGATGGATCAAAAACCGAAAAGAAAGTCTTCGGAATAAGCTGGAACGTCTTCGTCCTCGGATTGGTCAGCTTCCTCAACGACATGAGCAGCGAGATGATAAACCCAGTAATCCCGAAATACCTCACGGACGTCCTTGGAACCGGTGAGCTCCTGAGCGGGACCCTGATGGGTGCCATAGAGAGCCTCAGTTCACTCTTCAAGGTGGCCTTTGGCTACTTCAGCGACCGGTTTAAAAAGAGGAAGGCCTTCATCTTCGCTGGCTACGCCCTCTCGACCTTTGCTAAGGGTGCCCTCGCGTTTACAAGGCACTGGTGGGACTTCCTGAGTCTAAGGGTTCTCGACCGCGTTGGAAAGGGCATCAGGACGGCCCCGAGGGACGCCCTCATAGCGGAGTCCTCCGAAAAGGGGAAGACAGGGAAGTCGTTCGGCTTCCACAGGATGATGGACACCCTCGGGGCAGTTGCGGGGCCTCTGGTCGGCATAGGACTGCTCCACCTGATGCGCGGGATTGAAATCGGGAGGGCCTACCGCTACCTCTTCCTATCCGCGGCTGTTCCCGGCCTGCTGTCCCTCCTGATCATCGTCTTCCTCGTCAAGGATCGCGGGAGGGAAGTCAAGAAGAAGATAACCGGTGTCTCAGCCCTGAAAAGCCGGAGTCTCCGATTGTTTCTCCTGGTAATAGCGGTCGGTGCCCTCGGCAGGTACAGCTACGCCTTTACCCTCTGGAAGGCCGGGGAGCTGGGATATTCCCTTAAAGGAGAGATGGCCTTCTACGCGCTCTTTAACCTCATGTACGCCCTCGCGGCTTACCCGATAGGAGTTTACTCGGACAGGGTGGGCAAGAAAACGCTGATAACAGCGGGCTTCCTTATCTCCGCACTCGCATCGCTGGCGTTCGCCTACGCCCGGGGACTCGGAACGCTTATCCTTGCGTTCGTTCTCTACGGTATCTATATAGCTATCGAAGACACAGTTCCAAGGGCCTACATGGCCGACCTGGCGAAGGACTTTGAAAAGGGGACGGTGATAGGGGCATACCACACCGTCTTTGGGGTCTTTGTCTTTCCTGCGTCGGTGATAGCGGGCTGGCTCTGGCAGAGCTATTCCCTGACTTACTCCTTCCTCTACGCGGCTTTCATGAACCTTCTGGCTTTCGTCTTGATGATCCTGATCAGGGATCATCGTTGA
- a CDS encoding PadR family transcriptional regulator encodes MIRRVLLGFMGIHVLHHASREGVTGKFMMDELRKHGYNVSPGTIYPLLHRMEEMGLLKSRTEVRNGKRVRVYTTTPKGEKLLEEARNKIRELCKELLGD; translated from the coding sequence ATGATTCGGCGCGTGCTCTTGGGCTTCATGGGGATTCACGTGCTTCACCACGCAAGCAGGGAGGGAGTGACGGGGAAGTTCATGATGGACGAACTCAGAAAACACGGCTACAACGTCAGTCCCGGAACGATATACCCCCTCCTCCACAGAATGGAGGAGATGGGCCTTCTGAAAAGCAGAACGGAAGTTAGGAACGGAAAACGCGTGCGGGTGTACACAACGACCCCCAAAGGTGAAAAACTTCTTGAGGAAGCCAGGAACAAGATTAGAGAGCTTTGCAAGGAGCTCCTAGGTGATTGA
- a CDS encoding DmpA family aminopeptidase, producing MKAPELGIKIGVHEHGKRNSIADLGVKVGHTTLIEGSDVRTGVTVLLPPVKNPYRERLFASTFVMNGFSKPIGFVQVNELGYIETPIALTNTLSVYTVASAMIKHMIELNPDLKSVSPVVMECNDSYLNNIRKMAVKEEHYFEAVKNASLDFGEGAVGAGTGMSAFEFKGGIGSSSRVVEISGEEYTVASLVLVNFGKREDLTVAGVPIGLELRDYPGRGSSAKGSISMVVTTDAPLTARQLKRLAKRAVVGLARTGGYAYHGSGDVVLAFSTAQTVPLDKEPHPIGFLPDNALSRLFKATAEATEEAIINALLQAKTVEGNGHVRYALPVEKLLEIMERYGRLEKA from the coding sequence ATGAAGGCCCCCGAGCTGGGAATAAAAATCGGCGTTCACGAGCACGGAAAGAGGAACTCGATAGCTGATTTGGGAGTTAAGGTCGGCCACACAACGCTCATCGAGGGCAGTGACGTAAGAACAGGCGTGACAGTTCTCCTTCCGCCGGTTAAGAACCCATACAGGGAGAGGCTCTTTGCTTCAACCTTCGTCATGAACGGCTTCTCCAAGCCGATAGGCTTCGTTCAAGTCAACGAGCTCGGCTACATCGAGACGCCGATAGCTTTAACCAACACGCTGAGCGTCTATACCGTCGCAAGCGCGATGATAAAGCACATGATTGAGCTGAACCCCGATTTGAAGAGCGTCTCCCCGGTCGTTATGGAGTGCAACGACTCCTACCTCAACAACATCAGGAAGATGGCGGTTAAGGAGGAGCACTACTTCGAGGCCGTCAAAAACGCCTCGCTGGACTTCGGGGAAGGTGCCGTTGGAGCGGGAACAGGAATGAGCGCCTTCGAGTTCAAGGGTGGGATAGGCTCCTCCTCAAGGGTCGTTGAAATAAGTGGCGAGGAATACACCGTTGCATCGCTCGTCCTTGTGAACTTCGGAAAACGGGAGGACTTAACGGTAGCTGGCGTTCCCATCGGCCTTGAGCTGAGGGACTATCCTGGAAGAGGGTCCTCCGCGAAGGGTAGCATCTCGATGGTTGTCACAACGGACGCACCACTAACCGCGAGGCAACTGAAGAGGCTCGCGAAGAGGGCAGTTGTGGGTCTCGCGAGGACGGGTGGCTACGCCTATCACGGAAGTGGCGACGTCGTCTTAGCTTTCTCGACCGCTCAAACAGTTCCACTCGACAAAGAACCACATCCGATAGGTTTCCTGCCCGACAACGCCCTCAGCAGGCTCTTCAAGGCAACCGCTGAGGCGACTGAAGAGGCTATAATCAACGCCCTCCTGCAGGCGAAAACCGTCGAGGGCAACGGCCACGTTAGGTACGCCCTGCCGGTCGAGAAACTGCTCGAGATAATGGAAAGGTACGGGAGGCTCGAGAAGGCCTAA
- a CDS encoding deoxyribonuclease IV: MFKVDRLRFGTAGIPLSTPKRSTIDGIIHVRNLGLDAMELEFVRGVNLKPELAKKIKYVAKKHDVLLTAHAPYYINLNANEKAKVEASKRRIIQSAERLHQAGGWSVVFHAGYYMKQDPAKVYTRVRDALKEIERELMDRGIKVWIRPELTGKPTQFGDLKEIVKLSEELEMVLPTIDFAHAHARNRGKCNSAEEWREMLAFIEDRLGREALDNMHIHMSGIEYTEKGEKRHLPLQESDMKWEDLLRVLKEFRVKGVVISESPNIEEDALLMKKKYEEIRV; this comes from the coding sequence ATGTTCAAAGTTGACAGGTTGCGTTTCGGAACGGCTGGAATACCTCTCTCAACGCCGAAGCGCTCAACTATAGATGGCATCATCCACGTGAGGAACCTCGGGTTAGATGCGATGGAGCTGGAGTTCGTCAGGGGGGTTAACCTCAAGCCGGAACTCGCAAAGAAAATCAAATACGTCGCCAAAAAGCACGACGTCCTGCTCACGGCGCACGCTCCTTACTACATCAACCTCAATGCGAACGAGAAAGCAAAGGTCGAAGCCAGCAAGAGGAGGATAATTCAAAGCGCTGAGAGGCTTCATCAGGCGGGTGGCTGGAGCGTCGTCTTTCACGCCGGCTATTACATGAAGCAAGACCCTGCGAAGGTTTACACCCGGGTTAGGGATGCGCTGAAGGAAATCGAGAGGGAGCTCATGGACAGGGGGATAAAGGTTTGGATAAGGCCCGAGCTGACAGGGAAGCCGACCCAATTCGGCGATTTGAAGGAGATAGTGAAGCTGAGTGAAGAGCTTGAAATGGTTCTTCCGACGATAGACTTTGCCCACGCGCACGCGAGGAACAGAGGTAAGTGCAACTCCGCCGAGGAGTGGCGTGAGATGCTGGCCTTCATTGAAGACCGCCTCGGCAGAGAGGCTTTGGACAACATGCACATTCACATGAGCGGCATCGAGTACACGGAGAAGGGAGAGAAGAGGCACCTTCCGCTCCAGGAGAGCGACATGAAGTGGGAAGACCTGCTCAGGGTTTTAAAGGAGTTCCGCGTTAAGGGCGTCGTCATAAGCGAGAGTCCAAACATCGAGGAGGATGCGCTCCTGATGAAGAAGAAGTACGAAGAGATAAGGGTTTAG
- a CDS encoding coiled-coil domain-containing protein, whose protein sequence is MELKGLLKRYESLKAEREEKIGRAREEYLRRVRVLIREILDGLDELDKKEPPVNVDPHLLKIALRERKTYVSTLRRILESVSSMEDLGRKLGELSKLHVGHGRYLLAIFERDVYKINRLLKELGELYTEYSAEMAKLKLPEVDPGRTFEEIEKTRKEILELEEELEKIGERISELEMAPANEDEMELISRQKESLEVKVRTLETEVRSKASKLQKPLKRMRLPEAAPFLRDSSYAVEHPEEFLKLVKKVRSNLDGKSRKAADWILKNFPAKIEELQMVKAELSRIKEREAELMASSSGRLRELESLRRRAHEIEDELKKLHHRLEFLEEELQRESEVLRALLEREQQA, encoded by the coding sequence GTGGAGTTGAAGGGTCTTCTGAAGAGATACGAGTCTCTGAAAGCAGAGCGTGAGGAGAAAATCGGAAGGGCCCGAGAGGAGTACCTAAGGAGGGTTCGTGTCCTGATTCGTGAGATCCTCGATGGTCTGGACGAACTCGACAAAAAAGAACCGCCGGTAAACGTTGATCCCCACCTCCTGAAAATCGCCCTCCGGGAAAGGAAAACCTATGTCTCAACCCTCCGGCGGATCCTCGAAAGCGTTTCCTCTATGGAAGACCTAGGACGGAAGCTTGGGGAGCTCTCAAAGCTGCACGTTGGTCATGGGAGGTACCTGCTGGCGATCTTCGAGAGGGACGTCTACAAGATAAACCGCCTTCTCAAGGAGCTGGGGGAGCTGTACACCGAGTACTCTGCCGAGATGGCAAAGCTGAAACTTCCGGAGGTAGATCCAGGTAGAACCTTTGAGGAAATCGAAAAAACGAGGAAGGAAATACTGGAACTGGAAGAAGAGCTTGAAAAGATCGGGGAGCGCATCTCCGAGCTTGAGATGGCCCCGGCTAACGAGGATGAGATGGAGCTGATTTCACGCCAAAAGGAGTCGCTTGAGGTTAAAGTCAGAACGCTTGAAACCGAAGTACGCTCCAAGGCCTCGAAGCTCCAGAAGCCTCTAAAAAGGATGCGTCTTCCGGAAGCGGCTCCTTTCCTGCGGGATTCCTCCTATGCCGTTGAGCATCCGGAGGAATTCCTGAAGCTCGTCAAAAAAGTCCGTTCAAACCTTGACGGGAAAAGCAGGAAAGCTGCCGACTGGATTTTGAAGAACTTTCCGGCAAAGATTGAGGAACTTCAGATGGTTAAGGCCGAGCTTTCGAGGATAAAGGAGAGGGAAGCTGAGCTAATGGCTTCGTCATCCGGCAGACTCAGGGAGCTTGAAAGCCTCAGAAGACGGGCCCATGAGATTGAAGACGAACTTAAAAAACTCCACCACAGGTTGGAATTCCTGGAAGAGGAACTACAACGGGAGAGTGAAGTTCTCAGGGCTTTGCTTGAGAGGGAACAGCAAGCTTAA
- a CDS encoding DUF373 family protein produces MKVLVLAIDRDDDFGIKAGVKGPVIGKGKCIDAALKLSLADPEDSDANVVYAAVKLYDELKKSGEFEDVEVALITGHPDVGVKSDIELGRQLDIVLKKFPADGVIPVTDGAEDEQVFPILSSRLPIVSSKRVVVKQNETIETTYYVIYRYIKEILSDPEASRVFLGIPGLIFLLYGVGKLISVSYPQSMSIISNIVVGIILLFIGGYAFTKGFRIQVFRALTNEFIQVIFGVSGLLIIIAGMINAYVNIDAYARQLLGYVPQPGPIKFIFYIHAINTTIIIGIAVVLVGRIVQAYLRKDTHIWYNIAGLLILPTFWIIIDVTTRYALGVINFHSFGTILEILGAFVDVIFSVIISTFIRRYLISWGSGGSGGVEGSSEEIRVSESRA; encoded by the coding sequence ATGAAAGTTCTCGTGCTGGCCATCGATAGGGACGATGACTTCGGTATAAAGGCCGGTGTGAAGGGCCCTGTGATCGGAAAGGGCAAGTGCATTGACGCCGCTTTGAAGCTCAGCCTGGCGGACCCTGAGGACAGCGATGCCAACGTTGTTTATGCTGCGGTTAAGCTCTACGATGAACTAAAGAAGAGCGGGGAGTTTGAGGACGTGGAAGTGGCCCTCATCACCGGTCACCCCGATGTGGGCGTTAAGAGCGATATTGAGCTCGGAAGGCAGTTGGACATCGTCCTGAAGAAGTTTCCGGCGGATGGGGTTATTCCCGTTACGGACGGAGCCGAGGACGAGCAGGTCTTCCCGATACTGTCCTCCCGCTTGCCCATTGTATCCTCCAAAAGAGTGGTTGTCAAGCAGAATGAAACCATTGAGACCACGTATTACGTGATCTACCGATACATCAAAGAGATCCTGAGTGATCCCGAGGCTTCGAGGGTTTTTCTTGGAATCCCGGGTCTGATATTCCTGCTGTACGGAGTCGGTAAGCTGATTTCCGTAAGTTACCCCCAGAGCATGAGTATCATCTCGAACATAGTGGTTGGCATTATATTGCTCTTCATCGGTGGCTACGCCTTTACCAAAGGCTTCCGCATCCAGGTGTTCAGGGCCCTTACAAACGAGTTCATTCAGGTCATCTTTGGTGTTTCCGGTCTACTAATCATAATCGCAGGCATGATAAACGCCTACGTTAACATCGATGCATATGCAAGACAGCTCTTAGGCTACGTCCCACAGCCGGGCCCGATAAAGTTCATTTTCTACATCCACGCCATCAACACCACGATCATAATAGGTATCGCGGTGGTGCTCGTCGGACGCATTGTTCAGGCTTACCTGCGAAAAGACACCCACATCTGGTATAACATAGCGGGTCTTTTAATACTGCCCACATTCTGGATAATAATCGACGTGACAACCAGGTATGCCCTGGGAGTCATAAACTTCCATTCTTTCGGCACCATACTGGAAATCCTTGGCGCTTTCGTCGATGTCATCTTTAGCGTCATTATCTCAACTTTCATAAGGAGGTACCTCATATCTTGGGGCAGTGGTGGTAGCGGTGGAGTTGAAGGGTCTTCTGAAGAGATACGAGTCTCTGAAAGCAGAGCGTGA
- a CDS encoding MTH1187 family thiamine-binding protein, whose protein sequence is MVIVGFVIVPLGETSLSKYVAEVVKLLEERGIKYQLTPMSTIIEVETVRDAFDVIEEAHELMFRLGAKRVSTTIRIDDRRDKPVRMEDKVESVLEKVRGG, encoded by the coding sequence GTGGTCATCGTGGGGTTTGTAATCGTCCCCCTCGGAGAAACGAGTTTGAGCAAATACGTGGCGGAGGTAGTAAAGCTTTTAGAGGAGAGGGGAATTAAGTATCAATTGACTCCGATGTCAACGATAATAGAGGTTGAAACGGTTAGGGATGCCTTCGATGTGATCGAAGAGGCGCATGAGTTAATGTTCAGGCTCGGTGCCAAGAGAGTTTCAACGACAATTCGGATCGATGATCGGCGCGATAAGCCCGTTCGCATGGAGGACAAGGTCGAATCAGTCCTGGAGAAAGTTCGTGGGGGGTAG
- a CDS encoding TIGR00296 family protein, with protein sequence MYRIKDEWGEFLVRLARKAIEEYVRNGRVIEPPEDTPPELWEKMGVFVTLNRYRAPPQMALRGCIGFPLPIYPLVEATIKAAIHAAVEDPRFPPVRPEELDELTVEVSVLTPPEPIEGPPEERPRKIKVGRDGLIVEKGFYSGLLLPQVPVEWGWDEEEFLAQTCWKAGLPPDCWLDPDTKVYRFTAEIFEEEYPRGPVRRKPLV encoded by the coding sequence ATGTACAGGATTAAGGACGAGTGGGGTGAGTTCCTCGTCAGGCTCGCGAGGAAAGCCATCGAGGAGTACGTGAGGAACGGAAGAGTAATCGAACCGCCAGAGGACACACCGCCAGAACTCTGGGAGAAGATGGGAGTCTTCGTAACGCTCAACCGCTATAGGGCTCCACCCCAGATGGCTCTCCGGGGGTGCATAGGCTTTCCCCTGCCGATTTACCCGCTGGTCGAGGCGACGATTAAAGCGGCCATACACGCGGCCGTTGAAGACCCGCGCTTCCCGCCGGTCAGACCCGAGGAGCTAGATGAGCTCACCGTCGAGGTCAGCGTTCTAACTCCTCCCGAACCCATCGAGGGCCCGCCCGAGGAGAGGCCGAGGAAGATAAAGGTCGGCAGGGACGGCCTGATAGTCGAGAAGGGCTTCTACTCAGGTTTACTGCTCCCGCAGGTGCCGGTGGAGTGGGGTTGGGACGAGGAGGAGTTCTTAGCTCAGACCTGCTGGAAGGCCGGCCTGCCGCCCGACTGCTGGCTCGATCCGGACACAAAGGTCTACCGCTTCACCGCGGAGATTTTCGAGGAAGAATATCCGCGGGGACCCGTTAGGAGGAAACCGCTGGTATAA
- a CDS encoding ABC transporter ATP-binding protein: MAEGWKITCEGLTVRYKTGESQTTALHKFSGSFVPGKITVVFGPSGSGKTTLLKAVGTLLKPTEGRVGYNGKNPYELPKKELLALRREIGISFQQPVFVSQLTLWENIELVLNSSGKLNDDHRDLAVDLAERLGIEKLLSKKPTEVSGGELRRASIVMALAKDPSVVILDEPTAYLDEESSERVVEILRELREKGKTIVVSTHDPELIRIADVTYRLRYGRVVGSEMGS; the protein is encoded by the coding sequence TTGGCAGAGGGGTGGAAGATCACCTGCGAAGGCCTCACCGTCAGGTATAAAACGGGAGAAAGTCAAACCACGGCACTCCATAAGTTCAGCGGTTCCTTTGTCCCCGGAAAGATAACGGTCGTGTTCGGCCCGAGTGGTTCGGGAAAGACGACCCTGCTGAAGGCCGTTGGGACGCTTCTCAAACCGACTGAGGGTAGGGTGGGTTATAACGGGAAAAATCCCTACGAGCTTCCCAAGAAGGAACTGCTCGCCCTCAGGCGAGAAATTGGAATATCCTTCCAGCAGCCGGTCTTCGTTTCCCAGCTCACGCTATGGGAGAACATAGAGCTTGTACTCAACTCCTCTGGTAAGTTGAACGATGACCACAGGGATCTGGCGGTTGATCTGGCGGAGCGTCTTGGCATTGAGAAACTGCTGTCGAAGAAGCCCACCGAGGTCAGCGGCGGCGAGCTCCGGAGGGCCTCGATAGTCATGGCCCTCGCGAAGGATCCCTCGGTCGTCATTCTGGATGAACCCACCGCCTACCTGGACGAAGAGTCGTCAGAGCGGGTTGTAGAGATCCTCAGGGAGCTGAGAGAAAAGGGGAAAACAATCGTTGTCTCGACTCATGATCCTGAGCTTATCCGCATTGCAGATGTCACTTACAGGCTCAGGTACGGTAGGGTCGTTGGATCTGAAATGGGCTCTTGA
- a CDS encoding RsmB/NOP family class I SAM-dependent RNA methyltransferase: protein MELFYKVSFQEVVADALSLVEERELSSKHALERVFRKVAGKDREKARGLAHAYVFEIEKWRAKIDFIINSVLKGSKVEDLDPYLANLLRIGTFEIHFRKVPPAIATDSIIRVVKERFDFSRAKFVNALMHSIEKFDVERALKRLKERDRIEWLSVRFSHPRWYVEYVIELLGYDEAVRLLLSNNRPQRYYVRANTLKTDMDSLRDYLEENGVRTALTPVPDVLKVLDYKTPVTRLDWYKEGKFVIQDLASAYVAHVLNPEPGERVLDLAAAPGSKTFHAASLMENKGEIVAVDYSYDRLMRMKEKMKILGIKNVKLVHADGQSFRDKAKFDRIILDAPCSSSGTYRQFPEVKWRFDERKIKRIISVQRNMLRNAYENLRDGGVMTYSTCSIRIDEDEENVLFAVEKVGLELLPYDFSWGDRGFLEIGDRVFRAWTHRHDCNSFFIAKMGRQ from the coding sequence ATGGAGCTGTTTTACAAGGTGAGCTTTCAGGAAGTCGTTGCGGACGCTTTGAGCTTGGTTGAGGAGCGCGAGCTTTCATCGAAGCACGCCCTTGAGCGGGTCTTCCGGAAGGTTGCTGGAAAGGACAGGGAGAAAGCTCGTGGATTGGCTCACGCCTATGTCTTTGAGATTGAGAAGTGGAGGGCCAAGATAGACTTCATCATCAACTCCGTGCTGAAGGGTTCGAAGGTGGAAGACCTTGACCCCTATTTGGCTAATCTCCTCCGCATCGGGACGTTTGAAATCCACTTTCGGAAGGTTCCGCCCGCCATAGCTACCGACTCTATAATCAGGGTCGTTAAGGAGCGCTTTGATTTCTCGAGGGCGAAGTTCGTCAACGCGCTGATGCACTCGATAGAGAAGTTCGACGTCGAGAGGGCTTTAAAACGGCTCAAGGAGAGGGACAGGATAGAATGGCTCTCCGTCCGCTTCTCCCACCCGCGCTGGTACGTCGAATACGTGATAGAGCTTTTAGGCTACGACGAAGCTGTAAGGCTTCTTCTCAGCAACAACAGGCCGCAGAGGTACTACGTCCGCGCGAACACCCTCAAGACCGACATGGACTCGCTGAGGGATTACCTTGAGGAGAACGGCGTGAGGACGGCTTTAACTCCTGTTCCGGACGTTTTGAAGGTTCTTGACTATAAGACGCCGGTAACGAGGCTCGACTGGTACAAAGAGGGGAAGTTTGTCATTCAAGATTTGGCCTCTGCCTACGTCGCCCACGTTCTCAATCCAGAGCCGGGCGAGAGGGTCCTTGATTTGGCCGCTGCCCCTGGTTCAAAAACCTTCCATGCCGCCTCATTGATGGAGAACAAAGGCGAAATAGTCGCGGTGGACTACTCCTACGACAGGCTCATGCGCATGAAGGAGAAGATGAAGATTCTGGGCATCAAAAACGTCAAGCTCGTCCACGCGGACGGCCAGAGCTTCAGGGATAAGGCCAAGTTCGATAGGATAATCCTCGACGCGCCGTGCTCAAGCTCCGGAACCTACAGACAGTTCCCAGAGGTCAAGTGGCGCTTCGACGAGAGGAAAATTAAGCGCATAATAAGCGTCCAGAGGAACATGCTCCGCAACGCGTACGAGAACCTCCGCGATGGCGGGGTGATGACTTACTCGACGTGCTCGATAAGGATCGATGAAGACGAGGAGAACGTCCTCTTCGCCGTCGAGAAGGTTGGATTGGAGCTTCTCCCCTACGATTTCAGCTGGGGTGATAGGGGCTTCCTCGAAATCGGCGATAGAGTCTTCCGCGCGTGGACGCACAGGCACGACTGCAACAGCTTCTTCATAGCGAAGATGGGCAGGCAATAG